Proteins co-encoded in one Cytobacillus sp. NJ13 genomic window:
- a CDS encoding carbon-nitrogen hydrolase family protein, giving the protein MKIRVSAVQYHLHTIRSFEEFARQCEHYIKTAQEFGSEFVLFPEFFTTQLLSIGSEQGTSLTINELPGFTEQYKKLFSNFAKDTKMHIIGGTHVINRDGRLYNVAHLFYPDGRIEEQAKLHITPTEVHEWNMSPGEGLRVFDTDKGRIAILTCYDIEFPEIVRMAKAKGADVIFCPSCTDDRHGFHRVRYTSHARAIENQVYVVVTGTIGSLPTVDFMRANFGQAAVITPNDVPFPPKGIMVEGELNDDMIVTADLDLSLLYEVRERGSVTTWRDRRTDLYVDWEKENIEG; this is encoded by the coding sequence TTGAAAATTCGTGTATCCGCTGTGCAGTATCATCTGCACACCATTCGTTCATTTGAAGAGTTTGCCAGGCAATGTGAGCACTACATTAAAACTGCCCAGGAGTTCGGATCGGAGTTTGTCTTATTTCCTGAATTTTTTACCACACAGCTTTTGTCCATTGGAAGCGAGCAGGGAACAAGTCTGACGATTAATGAGCTGCCTGGTTTTACAGAACAGTATAAAAAGCTATTTTCCAATTTTGCTAAAGATACAAAAATGCATATTATCGGCGGTACACACGTTATTAACAGAGATGGCCGCCTTTATAATGTGGCGCATTTATTTTATCCGGATGGGCGGATTGAAGAGCAGGCTAAACTGCATATCACTCCTACTGAAGTCCATGAGTGGAATATGTCACCTGGCGAAGGCCTCCGTGTATTTGATACAGATAAAGGGAGAATAGCCATCCTGACATGCTATGACATTGAGTTTCCGGAAATAGTCCGCATGGCAAAAGCAAAAGGAGCAGATGTTATTTTCTGTCCTTCCTGCACGGACGACCGGCATGGTTTCCACCGTGTCCGCTATACAAGCCATGCAAGAGCTATTGAGAATCAGGTTTATGTTGTGGTCACAGGAACAATTGGTTCTCTGCCTACTGTCGACTTTATGCGTGCCAATTTCGGCCAGGCAGCCGTCATTACACCGAATGATGTTCCATTTCCGCCAAAGGGGATTATGGTGGAAGGTGAGTTGAATGACGATATGATAGTGACTGCCGATCTTGACCTTAGCCTTTTATATGAAGTCCGCGAACGCGGTTCTGTTACGACTTGGCGCGACCGCAGAACGGATTTGTACGTCGACTGGGAAAAAGAAAATATCGAAGGATGA
- a CDS encoding GNAT family N-acetyltransferase, producing MAYRSEFYVFDGDKPVPAVIRNYTKEDFDQLIDIQAECFPPPFPSDLWWNKEQLTNHVELFPEGALCIEVEGVLAGSLTGLIINFDPSHPKHTWEEITDSGYIRNHSPQGNTLYIVDISVRPKFRKLGLGKLMTQAMYQVVISLGLDRLLGGGRMPGYHKFAHEMSAHEYLQQLIEGKKKDPVITFLLRCGRTPLIVAENYLEDEESLNYGALMEWKNPFKV from the coding sequence ATGGCATATAGAAGCGAATTTTATGTGTTTGACGGGGATAAGCCGGTGCCAGCTGTAATCAGGAATTATACTAAAGAGGATTTTGATCAGTTAATTGACATTCAGGCAGAATGCTTTCCGCCGCCTTTTCCTTCAGATTTATGGTGGAATAAGGAGCAATTAACAAATCATGTGGAACTCTTTCCGGAGGGTGCACTATGCATTGAGGTTGAAGGAGTATTAGCTGGGTCTTTAACAGGGCTAATTATTAATTTTGATCCTTCACACCCAAAGCATACATGGGAAGAAATAACCGACAGCGGCTATATTCGCAATCATAGTCCTCAAGGCAATACATTATATATTGTTGATATAAGTGTCCGCCCCAAGTTCCGAAAACTTGGGCTGGGCAAATTAATGACGCAGGCTATGTATCAGGTTGTCATAAGCTTAGGTCTCGATCGGTTGCTTGGAGGGGGGCGGATGCCTGGCTACCATAAATTCGCCCATGAAATGTCTGCCCACGAATATCTTCAGCAATTGATCGAAGGGAAAAAGAAAGATCCGGTTATCACATTTTTGCTGAGGTGCGGCCGAACTCCGCTTATTGTTGCAGAAAATTATTTAGAAGATGAAGAGTCACTTAATTACGGTGCCTTAATGGAGTGGAAGAATCCATTTAAGGTTTAA
- a CDS encoding GNAT family N-acetyltransferase, which produces MEYIRITSIHDPLFVKMHELMKEVFPPEEVLEFELWKEPLEDSGIRVFAAVHEGDVVGATEYRYYPQWNIAMTDFTIIGRQGLSIGRFLAQNRSKDLDELARQNGKELFGMFAEIYDPYGIEDHEFGGAKPMNPFVRREVLSHMGYKKLDFPYLHPSWKNDGEAVKGLDFCFMPADEEITEIPSELVINFLTEYYSVLSAKPQDWYTMIEQLKEKEHISLLPL; this is translated from the coding sequence TTGGAATATATCAGAATTACGAGTATTCATGATCCGCTTTTTGTTAAAATGCATGAGTTAATGAAAGAAGTCTTTCCTCCTGAAGAAGTACTTGAGTTCGAATTGTGGAAGGAACCTCTTGAAGATTCGGGAATTCGTGTGTTTGCAGCTGTTCATGAAGGTGATGTAGTTGGTGCCACAGAATATCGCTACTATCCGCAATGGAATATTGCCATGACAGATTTTACAATCATTGGCCGTCAGGGCTTAAGCATTGGCCGTTTCCTTGCACAAAATCGATCCAAGGATCTGGATGAACTTGCCCGCCAAAACGGTAAGGAGCTATTTGGCATGTTTGCAGAAATTTATGATCCTTATGGGATTGAAGACCATGAATTTGGCGGTGCCAAGCCAATGAACCCATTCGTCCGCCGTGAGGTTTTGTCTCATATGGGCTATAAAAAGCTTGATTTCCCTTATCTTCATCCTTCTTGGAAAAATGATGGGGAAGCAGTTAAGGGCCTTGATTTTTGCTTCATGCCAGCTGATGAAGAAATCACAGAAATTCCTTCTGAATTAGTTATTAATTTCTTAACAGAATATTATTCTGTATTATCTGCTAAACCACAGGATTGGTATACAATGATAGAGCAGTTAAAAGAGAAAGAACATATTTCCCTATTGCCTTTATAA